In Rhodopirellula sp. P2, the DNA window CAAAGTTGGATTGGAATCAAGACGGGCAAATGGATTTGGTTGTCACGCACCTCGATCGACCGGCTGCGTTGTTGGAGGTTCGCACTGGAACGATGGGGCACGTGTTGCAGTTGGAGATGGTCGGCGTGCAGAGTGAGCGCGACGCGATTGGAGTTCGTGTCACAATCCAAGCGAAACGCGGAATTCAGGTCGACTGGGTGACTGCGGGCGACGGGTTTCTGTGCACCGATGAACCTGTCCTGGAATTCGGACTGGCCGACTGTGATGTCGTGGACGAGATCCAGGTGACGTGGCCCAGCGGAACGGTTCAGACGTTCGAAGACGTATCCGCTGATCATCGGTACTTGGTCGTTGAAAACGAGTCGCGATTGTTCACGCGGTAGTCGTTGTGCGTCGCCATTTTGGGGCCGTCACATTGTCAGGCATGCTGCTCACGCGGATGTGAAATCAGTCCATCCCGTGCAAGCGGCACAGCACGTGCAAAGTACAGGGGTATCACTTCAACCTGCTTCAAGGAGCACACCCATGTCCAAGTCAGACGTAATCAACAAAGATGAAGCCATGCACCATGACCACCGTCAATGGGAAAGCGATGTCGCCATGTGGCGGGATGACATCGATATCTGGCAACAAGGGCACCAGAACGCATTGAAAGAGCTCAACCGAATCGCCGAACGGCTGACCGAACACACGGCGGCATTGGACGCTCATGTGGATCAGATCGATTCGCACGAAGCCACAGCATTGCAGCACGAACACGTCGTGGCCGCTGATTTCCGCAATGAAACGGAACCCACGGCGCACTCCACGGCAGAGCACGTGAAAGAAGCCACGCGTCATCAGCATCTGCGGGACGCCCATGAACGCTTGAAAAAGCATCACCACACCGTGATGGCCCACATCGCGATGCTCAAAGCCACTCTCGACGCGGCCGTTTGAAACGTCGCGTTGGTGAGTCGCATGAAAGAAAGAATTTGACCGATGGAACTGATCGAAGTCCCGCAACTGATCCGCAACGCCGAACGTTTTCGCGAGGTCGTCACGATCCTCGCCCGGCACGGGTTGGCTGATTGGATTTCCGGTGTTCCGTCGGTCTGGCGGGAGCGACTGCGAGTGGGACGCGATGACGAATCGCTCACCACCGCAGAACGCATTCGCGTCGCGATGACGGATTTGGGAACCACGTTCATCAAGCTTGGACAGGTTCTCAGCACTCGTGAGGATCTGGTCGGCACCGAACTGGCGTGCGAGTTGGCACAACTGCGAGCCAATACGCCCAGCGACCCGCCCGAGGCGGTCATTGCGATGATCGAATCCGAGTTGGGAGCGGGCATCGACGAACTGTTTTCCTGGTTCGATCCGGTTGCCCTGGCCTCCGCTTCGATCGGACAGGTTCATCGTGCGACCACACCGGAAGGATTGGACGTCGTCGTCAAGGTCCAGCACCCCGGGATCGAACGGCGGATCGTCAATGATTTGCAGATCATGCAAAAACTGGCCGAAATCGCCGAGCAGCAATCCAACCGGCTTCGGCAGTATCGGCCCGTGGAAACCATTCGTGAGTTCCAACGATCGCTGATTCGCGAATTGGATTTTCATCGCGAACTGCAAAATATGAATCGGTTTCGCAAGAACTTCGTCGACGAACCAAACGTTCATTTCGCGACGCCGTATCCCAAGCTGAGTTCGCGGCGCGTCTTGACGATGGAACGCCTGGTTGGCGTCAGTGTTTCGGACAAGGAAGCCCTGGAGTCATCGGGAGCCGACTTGACGGCGATTGCTTTGCGTGGCGCAACCGTGTTTCTGGACATGATTTTTCGGGACGGCTTTTACCACGCCGATCCACATCCGGGGAACCTGATGATTCTTCCGGGGGTGCCCCAGCCGGATCAGGAAACGTCTATGCCCCGAGTTGGGATTCTCGACTGTGGAATGGTCGGTCGCATCGACAGCGGTCTTCGCGACGATTTGGAAGCCGCCTTGATCGCGTCCGTCACAAGCGACGCTGCCAGCATCACTGAGATCGTCGTGCGACTTGGCGAGGTGCCACTGGATTTTGATGAACCCGCCTTGGTGTGTGAAATTCAAGACTTGTTGGATGACTACGCCGATCAAAGTCTTCGCGACTTCGACGTCACCGCTTGTTTGCGAGATGTCATCCGAATCATTCGCGAGCATCGAATCTACTTGCCCGCCAAGGTCGCGATGTTGTTGAAAGTCTTGGGCATGCTTGAAGGCACCGCTCATCAACTCAATCCCGATTTCAGCCTGGCGGAATTGTTGCAACCTTACGGGGAACAGGCGATGCGTCGACGGTTGTCACCGCGACGTGTTTACGAACGCATGAAATCCCGAGTGGGTGAATGGGACCACTTGTTGAGCATTCTGCCGAAAGATCTCGCGGATGTGCTCCACAGTTTGAAGCAGGGCAACTTTGACGTCCATCTGCAGCATCGTCGCTTGGAACCTGTCGTCAATCGCTTGGTGATGGGAATCTTGACGGCGGCGTTGTTTGTCGGTTCCGCGTCGCTGTGGAGCAGTGGCGTGTCGCCTCAGTTGTTCGGTGTTTCAGTCCCCGGATTTTTGGGGTGTCTGTTGGCGCTGTTCATGGGGCTTCGACTGACCTGGCAAATTTCACGAGTGAGATGAGGACGTCATGGGAAAACTCATTCTGCTACGTCATGGTCAAAGCGTCTGGAACCGTCAAAACCGGTTCACGGGATGGACCGATGTTGGCTTGACGGACCAAGGGCACCAAGAAGCTCATGAGGCCGGCCGGACACTCCTCCACGATGGTGTGGAAATCGACATCGCGTTCACGTCCGTGTTGAAACGTGCCATCAAAACATTGTGGTTGGTTCTTGAAACCATGGACCAAATGTGGGTGCCGGTGGAACGGTCGTGGCGACTGAACGAACGGCACTACGGTGCCTTGCAGGGGCGGAACAAGGCTGAGACAGCGAAACAGTTGGGGGAGGATCAAGTGTTGAAGTGGAGACGCAGTTTCGACGTCCGCCCACCACTTCTGGATATCACGGATGATCGCTACCCAGGTTTCGATCGTCGCTATGCTTTGCTGTCCGAATCCGAATTGCCACGAGGGGAGAGTTTGCAGGACACGATCGCGCGTTGTCTGCCTTACTGGGAAGCGACGATCTCGCCCGCCTTGATGATCGGAAAGACAGTGTTGGTCGTCGCTCACGGCAACACCATCCGGGCGCTTCGAAAGCATCTCGACGAGATCTCAGACGCGGACATCGTGGGGATGGAAATTCCAACCGGCAGTCCGATCGTCTACGACGCAGAAACGATTCGCGAAAAGATTGCGAGGGTGTGAGCTGGACACTTGATTGGCCGTCGGGTCACCTCGGAACTGAAACTTCGGTTCCAAGGCGGAATTGCATTGTCTCAACGTCGCAGAATCAAAACGGGACAATGCGCCGCTCGGACGACGTGTTCTGCGACCGATCCCAGCAGCAATCGCTTCACGCCGCTGCGACCGTGTGATGGCAACACGATCAAATCGATCTTGTGATCGGCAGCAAACCGCGTGATGCCCTCCGTCGGGCTGTCAACGGCAGTGAAGAATTGAACGCCCCGGAACTCATCGCTGCCAAACGATTCTTTCATTTGGTTCATGGCCGTGACTTCGTGATCCGCATCGATTTGTGACGCGCCATCCCAATTGAACGTTCCGGCTGCCATTCCTCCGCCAAGTTCATACCCGCCGTTGTCGTCCAAGCCGTACAACTGGGCTGGGTCCACCACATGCAGCACCGACACATTTTCCTTCTTGCCTGCAATCTTGACGCCTGTCTGAACGGCTTCCTTCGACTGATCAGAGAAGTCGATCGGAACCAGAATCTTGCTGTTTTCAAAGTAATTCATGCGGTGGCTTCTTGTTTGAGGCGAGGCTGGCATTCCAAGCCATGCCTGCTGGGAATGCAGGAGCCAGGATTGCAGCTTCAGTACCAATTCAGAAACCCATCATAACTTCACGGCTGTGTGTGCATCCGGCGCGCAGAACGTCCACGGACGCACACATGCGTCGTCTCATCGCGGCTTGGCGACGCCACTTTGTTGGTGGCATGACGTTTGCCAATTCTTGCTGGCACCCTTTGGTCCCATCTCAATCCACTTCAGGAGTTCAGTCATGTCGATGACAAAACAAATGTTCCGCATCGGTCTCGTTGCAGCCGCGCTCATCACCGCCACGGCGGGTCCGTCAGCCCAGGCCGAGGAAAAGGCAGCCGTGGACGGGAGTGGTCAAAAGGTCGTGGTGCATCTGTCTCACTTCACCGACGATCTGCACCGCTGCTTCATGGCGGTGAAGGTTGCCAACCTGATGCAAGACTACGGCGCCGACGTGACGCTGTTTGTGGACCTTGAGGGAGTCCGCATTGCCGAACGCAAGCAGGAACTGAAATTCAATTGGGGACCCGACTCGCCATCGCTCGCAGAACTCTACGAGAAGTTTGCAGCTGGCGGCGGCAAAGTCCTGGTGTGCCCGCATTGTGCCAAGTCGGCGCACATCACTGACCCAGGGCTCAAACGCAATGCCGATATCGCAACGCTTCCAATGCTCGGCAAAATGCTGATCGAAGCCGACAAAGTCATGGACTACTGAGCCGCTGCTGGTCCGATGAGCTTGATCGATGCAATTCGTTGAATTGCAATTCGGCAGGGGGGATCGCTGTTAACGGTGGTCCATTCCCGTTGCATCGAGATGCGTTCCACCACGGACCTGAAGGTTTGGTCCCGGCTTGCATTTTGGGAGTCGCTGGGCAACGTTCTGGGGAAACGGCTTGCCAGAGCGATCTTTGAACGCTTGGAGGAGTGGCGAGCAGCGTTCCGCCATCTTGCCCAACCCGCTTCGGTCGCACGCAAAACGATGCGACACTCCCAAGTGACATTTGAATGAATTCCAACGATCCCCCTGCATCAAAACCGATTCGCCGTTCACGAAAAGCCCGCAGCAAAGTGCTGATGTTTCTGCGGCGAGTTCATCTCTACGTCGGACTGTTTCTTTTGCCGTGGGTGTTTTTGTACGGCGCCACGGGGGCCATGCTCAATCATGTCGGCTTGTTCCCGGAAGCAGTCATGCAGCAAGTCGATGCGAGTGAGTTGGCAGATTCTGCCTGGGCGGATCTCCCGGATCAGAATGAGCTGGCCGAACAAGTTGTCGACGCGATGCGCGTTGCTGCTCCCGATTCATCGATCGAGCTGAATCCCGATCATCCACCCGAATTCACAAACGAAATTGGGTTTCAAATCGAGGACGCGGGGATCCGTCATGCCGTTCATCTGAACCCGGTGGACAAATCGGCTTGGGTGGCGACCTTCCCGGAAAACCGAGAGCCCATGGAACCTGTTCTGCTGGAGATCAACCGCGTTGATCTCATCCCCAACCCAGTGAAAGTTGCTGAGCAAACCGTGCCAACGGTCTTGAGTGCAGTGGGAATCGACTCAACCGAAAAGCTGGAACCTCTAGGATGGAGCAAACTGAACTTCTTAGCCAACGTCGATGGCGAGCCCGTTCGCGTCACCTACGTTCTTCGCGACGGTCATTTGGATGTGACCCGGTACACCGGCGAAGACGGATTTTCACCGCGTGCATTCTTCGTGCGTCTCCACACTTCCCACGGCCAACCGCCCCACTGGAATGGACGCCGTTTTTGGTCGCTGTTCATCGATGCGATGGCAATTGCGATGGTCACCTGGGGCGTGACCGGATTGTTGATGTGGTGGCAGATCAAACGCACTCGTTGGATCGGCGGGATCGTGATCGCAATCAGCGTCGTCACCGCTTCGGCCATGTTTTTCAGCATGATGAGCTTTTACGCCACGACCAAGCTTTGATGAGCTTGTTGATTCATTGTGCCTCCATCCAGCGGTGCTTGCCTGCACTCTTTGGTTTGCAACCTGGTGAACAATCAGTGCTTTCCGCCTGAAGGATTGCAGTGATCAATCTCCACCCTCTCATTTCATCCGTTAACTCAGGCTGAAGGCATTCCAACAGCCACACGTGCCGCGGGAAATCAAACACGGAAGGAAAGTTGTTATGGTTTGATTGGGTAAGCGAGGTGCCGAGCCTCCGAAAAGCATGCTGACGGAGGGACGCCTTTTGGTTGGGGGCCGGTTTGGTTTCGCGATTGGCCTTCTGTGTTTCATTTTCAATCCATTTTCAGCGGGCACCGAGATGCAACGACATTCTGCTTGGGCGATTTTCGCGTTTCTGATGGTGGCCCCCTCGCAAGTCTCGAGTGGTGACGAAGATCGCCCGAACGTCTTGTTCATCGCGGTGGACGACCTGCGTCCATCGATCGGGTGCTACGGGGATCCCCACGCGATCACCCCGCACATGGACCGTTTGGCAACGCAAGGCGTGCAGTTCAACCGTGCGTATTGCCAAGTCGCGGTCTGCAACCCATCGCGGGCCAGCTTGATGACCGGATTGCGTCCGGACAAACTCGGTGTGTGGACATTGCCGATCCATTTCCGAGAAGCCATGCCGGACGCGGTGACATTGCCGCAGTGGTTTCGAAAGTTTGGCTACACCGCGGTCAGTCACGGAAAGATCTACCACAACCCGACGCCGGACCCACCATCGTGGAGCGAACCGATTCGAGATCTTCCTCGGCTGCCGCCTTTTTATCCCGACGGCACGCGGGCTCGGATTCAGAAGGCTCAGGAAGCTTTGCCTGAACGCGATTGGCGAAAGAACAATCTTCGTGGCCCCAGCACGGCGTCGCCTGACCTTCCGGACGATCAAGTCCTCGACGGTGCCCGAACCAACATGGCGATTGAGGACCTGCGCCGGCTTGGTCAATCCAAAGAGCCGTTCTTTCTCGCGATGGGTTACATCCGTCCGCACCTTGCCTGGGTCGCACCCAAGAAATACTGGGACATGCATGACCCGGCCAAACTGCCCGTCCTGACGGACCAGCATGTGCCAAAGAACTCGCCCGCCTATGCGATGCACAACAACAGCGAACTGACTCACTATGTCGACTTGATGGATCTGCCAAAACCCTGGGATGACCGTGTCGTCGAACCAGAAAACGCTCGTCATCTGATGCACGCGTATTACGCCTGTGTCAGCTACATCGACGCGCAAATTGGTCGTTTATTGAATGCGCTCGAAGAAGAGGGCTTGGCCGACAAAACGATCGTGGTGCTGTGGAGTGACCATGGTTGGAAACTCGGTGAGCATCGAGGTTGGGGCAAGATGACCAACTACGAGATCGACGCTCGCGTGCCCCTGCTGATCGCGGGGCCAGGTGTGGAATGTGCCGGTCAACAGACCGATCAATTGGCCGAACTGCTCGATCTGTATCCCACGCTGTGCGAGCTGGCTGGTATCGAGGTACCCAAGTTTGTGGATGGTGCGAGTTTGGTGCCGATTCTAAGAAATGTCGACGCCAAGGTTCACGACGGAGCGGTCAACCAGTACTACCGCCGACATGAAGGACAACAATACATGGGTTATTCCATCCGCACCAACGATTATCGATTGGTCGAGTGGCGAGACTTCAGCACCGGAGAAGTCACCGCCCGAGAACTTTACGACCACCGCACGGACGATTCCGAAACCGAAAGCATCATCGATTCCGCCGAACCATCCGTCATCGACGAACTGACCGCGTTGTTGCTGGCCACCCACCCTCGCAAAGGGTTGGTGATGACACCATCGATTCATGCTCAGTGGAAACCGGATGGTTCCAAAGGAAAACTCACCTTCGAGAACGCAACCGACACTTTGGTCCGAGTGCTCCCGATCACATCCGCCGGGCGACGTGGCAAAGCCAAACGCGTTCAGCCAGGCGGTAAGATCACGCTCAACGCGAGGATCGGTTCGGTCTATGTCTTGGAGAGCCACGACGGAACGATTCAACAGATTCAATCGCTGTCTAAACCGACCGAGACCGTCGTCATCCAACGGGACGTGCCCAGTGAAACGGGGCGGATGTTGGTCACTCCGGTTCGCTGATCGCGACCAATCGCTTGGTGGTGCGAATGAACAACACGCCGTCGGAGACCGCCGGTGTTGCGAAGCAGGGGGCGCCCATGGGGTTCTCGGCCAAGACTTCGAATTCAGGCCCCGTTTTCAAGACGTAAACGATGCCGTTTTCGGACGCACAGATCACGTTCCCGTTCACGGCCAGCAACGAAGCGATCACCCCAGCGTCTTTGCCGAGTCGTTTTTGAAAAACGCTCTCGCCCGTTTCCGCGTGGAAGCAACGCACCACTCCGTTGGAATTGCCCAGGTACAAGTAATCGCCTGAGACAACCGGTGTCGACATGTAAGACCCACCCCGTTCAACGCTCCACACGAGCGGATTGGATTCGTCTTCCGAGTCCAGCTTGATCGTTCCGCGAGCGTCGGGGCGGACAACGTAGATCGGTGCCTTGCCGCCGTGTGCGTTCGTGATGTAGATCCAACCATTGGAAACAAACGGCGTTGGAATAGGATTGTCGCCTCCGCCTTCGAGTCGCCACAACTCTTCGCCGGTCGCAAAGTCATACGACACAATCCAAGGCCAACCGTTGACAATCATCTGCGTGACCCCATCAACCTCGTGGATCAGCGGCGATCCCCAACTGCGTTCGCAAATCTCGGAGCGATCCGACCTCCAGACTTCTTCGCCGTCGGACAGTTGCAAAACGGTCACGAAGGGGTGGTCGGGATCGTCGCAGATCACAGCAACCCGACCATCGTGAATCGCAGGCGAACTCGCGTAGCCCCAACCGATTCCGTATTTGCTGACATCGACGACGCCCAGGTCACGGTCCCAGATCAGCTTGCCGTCCAGGTCGTAGCAGTACAGCCCCTCGGAGCCGAAGCATGCCACCACCCTGTCACCAGCCACACAAACACTGGTGTTCGCATGAGTCGCTTTGCTGTGCCGAGTCGCTTTGGGCTCGCCATGGTGAGCAGTCTGCTGCCAAAGCTCTTTTCCGGTCTGCTTGTCGTAGCAAAGCACAATCCAGCTGTAGGCACCGCTGTCCTCCGCCGCATCAATGTTCCCGCCGGCGGCAATGTTGAGTTCCGTTTCGCCCTCGTCAGGAACCGCGGTCAGCAAGAAAACTCGATCGCCGAAAATCACCGGGCTGGAGTGACCCAGACCAGGGACCTTGGTTTCCCAAAGCATCCCAGCGGTTGTTTCGCTTTCTGGATCTGCGTTCCAGGTTGTCGGGATCGTTGAACCTTCGGCGACGCCGCGACCGCCCGGTCCTCGGAAGGAGGGCCAATCGGTCGTGGTTTGGGACTGCGATTCCAACGGAGGAGTCAGTGTGATGAGGAGCAACGTCAATAGACTCGTCAGTGGTTTCAGCATGGTTGGAATCATTGTCTGGTCACGCGGTTGAGAAAAATGCGGTTCAGGTCATCGGAGTTGGCAACGACGATCTCTGCGTCGCCATCCCCGTCCAGGTCGCCGACATCGAGGCCATACGTTGCAGAAGCATCGCCGAACGGAACTTCGTCGAAATTCAGATCATTGTCGCTGCGCAGGTACACTGCGTTGGGTTGGTTCAAATTGCCGACGATGATATCCAGTCGATCGTCTTGGTTCATGTCGGCAATTGCCAACGCGTAAGATTGGCTGTCGTGAGAACCGAAATCCGTCGCACGCATGACACCACCGGAACCGTCGCCCAAGAAGATTTGGTTTTTGCTTCCGATGTTCGCAATCACCCAGTCCAAGTTTCCGTCCGCGTTCAGATCCGCGATCGCAACGGATCGTGAATGATCTTCACCGGATCCAAACGGCACGCTCTGGGGGAATCGCAGCTCACCGTTGCCCAACAGCACTTCGTTGGGTTGCCGGTCACGGTTGGCCAGGACCAGGTCGAGATGTCCATCGCCATTGATGTCACCCGCAGCAACGTCAATGGTCGAGTCGCTGTCTTTCCCGAAAGTGGGCCCCGCCTCAAAATTCGCTTGGCTGTCATTGAGATAGATGCGATTGGGGCGTCCGCGACAGGTTGCGATCAGGTCCACGTCCCCGTCAAGATCCAGATCAATCGGCAGCAGACTGCGGAGGCTGGTGACGTCGCCGTATTCACAGTGAAGGGTGAAGCGACCTCCCCCGTCGTTCAGGAGAATTTCGCCTTGGGCGAGGTCATTGCCGGTCGCAATGTCCAAGTCACCGTCGCCGTCGAAGTCGGCCAATTCGCACGCGTAGGTGGTGCGTTGATCCATGCCGAGCGGACGGATGATCGAGAACTTGGCCCGACCTTGATTGACGAGGATTTGGTTCTGTTGAGGCCAATGCCGACCGTTGGCGACGACGATGTCCAAGTCGCCATCTTGATCGAGATCACCCAAGCGAACGGACGCCGAACGAAGACGCTCGGTCCCCAGAGTCAGACGGTCGCTGGTCACGAATTCGCGTTGCTGGGCCAGTGCTGAGTGCGTTGGGAAGAACAGACACAAAAGACCGAATACCCAGCGAGTACGTTGTCCGGTGTCATTCATGCGTTCCATTCCGTTCCATCATCGCACTGAGATTTTGGATTCGAAGCAGGTCGGCAGAAATGCTCGGGCAAAACCCTGTGAGCCGTTTGGGCGTTAGCCCCGGTTGCACGTGGGAACAGTGACGTTTGCCATGAAATTTCAAATGCCAAAAGACTCCTGACGACTTGCGAAAGAACCACTCTGATCGAACGAGCGTCACGAAACAACTGTTCGATCAAAAAATGGTGCCGCCAAATGAAGCGAGCCTTCCGGTGGGTCACCAAAAGGCTCCTTTGAATCAGCTAAGCAGGTCGGCTGGAATGATCGGGCACAACCATGTGAGCCGTTTGGGCGTTCGCCCCGGTTGTGCGTGAAAACCGTGGCTAACGCCAGCGGCTCACATACCCGATGACACCTGCGTACCTGCTTAACGGCTTGTTGATCGACTCGAGTTCACAACCCGACGCGTGAGCGAGGGACCCATAGGCTCGTTGCAATGGCACGCGATCCCACACTAAGCAGGTCGGCTGGAATGATCAAGCACAACCCTGTGAGCCGTTTGGGCGTTCGCCCCGGTTGCGTGTGAAAACCGTGGCTAACGCC includes these proteins:
- a CDS encoding DsrE family protein, with the translated sequence MSMTKQMFRIGLVAAALITATAGPSAQAEEKAAVDGSGQKVVVHLSHFTDDLHRCFMAVKVANLMQDYGADVTLFVDLEGVRIAERKQELKFNWGPDSPSLAELYEKFAAGGGKVLVCPHCAKSAHITDPGLKRNADIATLPMLGKMLIEADKVMDY
- a CDS encoding sulfatase, whose translation is MQRHSAWAIFAFLMVAPSQVSSGDEDRPNVLFIAVDDLRPSIGCYGDPHAITPHMDRLATQGVQFNRAYCQVAVCNPSRASLMTGLRPDKLGVWTLPIHFREAMPDAVTLPQWFRKFGYTAVSHGKIYHNPTPDPPSWSEPIRDLPRLPPFYPDGTRARIQKAQEALPERDWRKNNLRGPSTASPDLPDDQVLDGARTNMAIEDLRRLGQSKEPFFLAMGYIRPHLAWVAPKKYWDMHDPAKLPVLTDQHVPKNSPAYAMHNNSELTHYVDLMDLPKPWDDRVVEPENARHLMHAYYACVSYIDAQIGRLLNALEEEGLADKTIVVLWSDHGWKLGEHRGWGKMTNYEIDARVPLLIAGPGVECAGQQTDQLAELLDLYPTLCELAGIEVPKFVDGASLVPILRNVDAKVHDGAVNQYYRRHEGQQYMGYSIRTNDYRLVEWRDFSTGEVTARELYDHRTDDSETESIIDSAEPSVIDELTALLLATHPRKGLVMTPSIHAQWKPDGSKGKLTFENATDTLVRVLPITSAGRRGKAKRVQPGGKITLNARIGSVYVLESHDGTIQQIQSLSKPTETVVIQRDVPSETGRMLVTPVR
- a CDS encoding ABC1 kinase family protein; this translates as MELIEVPQLIRNAERFREVVTILARHGLADWISGVPSVWRERLRVGRDDESLTTAERIRVAMTDLGTTFIKLGQVLSTREDLVGTELACELAQLRANTPSDPPEAVIAMIESELGAGIDELFSWFDPVALASASIGQVHRATTPEGLDVVVKVQHPGIERRIVNDLQIMQKLAEIAEQQSNRLRQYRPVETIREFQRSLIRELDFHRELQNMNRFRKNFVDEPNVHFATPYPKLSSRRVLTMERLVGVSVSDKEALESSGADLTAIALRGATVFLDMIFRDGFYHADPHPGNLMILPGVPQPDQETSMPRVGILDCGMVGRIDSGLRDDLEAALIASVTSDAASITEIVVRLGEVPLDFDEPALVCEIQDLLDDYADQSLRDFDVTACLRDVIRIIREHRIYLPAKVAMLLKVLGMLEGTAHQLNPDFSLAELLQPYGEQAMRRRLSPRRVYERMKSRVGEWDHLLSILPKDLADVLHSLKQGNFDVHLQHRRLEPVVNRLVMGILTAALFVGSASLWSSGVSPQLFGVSVPGFLGCLLALFMGLRLTWQISRVR
- a CDS encoding FG-GAP repeat domain-containing protein; its protein translation is MNDTGQRTRWVFGLLCLFFPTHSALAQQREFVTSDRLTLGTERLRSASVRLGDLDQDGDLDIVVANGRHWPQQNQILVNQGRAKFSIIRPLGMDQRTTYACELADFDGDGDLDIATGNDLAQGEILLNDGGGRFTLHCEYGDVTSLRSLLPIDLDLDGDVDLIATCRGRPNRIYLNDSQANFEAGPTFGKDSDSTIDVAAGDINGDGHLDLVLANRDRQPNEVLLGNGELRFPQSVPFGSGEDHSRSVAIADLNADGNLDWVIANIGSKNQIFLGDGSGGVMRATDFGSHDSQSYALAIADMNQDDRLDIIVGNLNQPNAVYLRSDNDLNFDEVPFGDASATYGLDVGDLDGDGDAEIVVANSDDLNRIFLNRVTRQ
- the gpmA gene encoding 2,3-diphosphoglycerate-dependent phosphoglycerate mutase, whose translation is MGKLILLRHGQSVWNRQNRFTGWTDVGLTDQGHQEAHEAGRTLLHDGVEIDIAFTSVLKRAIKTLWLVLETMDQMWVPVERSWRLNERHYGALQGRNKAETAKQLGEDQVLKWRRSFDVRPPLLDITDDRYPGFDRRYALLSESELPRGESLQDTIARCLPYWEATISPALMIGKTVLVVAHGNTIRALRKHLDEISDADIVGMEIPTGSPIVYDAETIREKIARV
- a CDS encoding universal stress protein — its product is MNYFENSKILVPIDFSDQSKEAVQTGVKIAGKKENVSVLHVVDPAQLYGLDDNGGYELGGGMAAGTFNWDGASQIDADHEVTAMNQMKESFGSDEFRGVQFFTAVDSPTEGITRFAADHKIDLIVLPSHGRSGVKRLLLGSVAEHVVRAAHCPVLILRR
- a CDS encoding PepSY domain-containing protein — translated: MNSNDPPASKPIRRSRKARSKVLMFLRRVHLYVGLFLLPWVFLYGATGAMLNHVGLFPEAVMQQVDASELADSAWADLPDQNELAEQVVDAMRVAAPDSSIELNPDHPPEFTNEIGFQIEDAGIRHAVHLNPVDKSAWVATFPENREPMEPVLLEINRVDLIPNPVKVAEQTVPTVLSAVGIDSTEKLEPLGWSKLNFLANVDGEPVRVTYVLRDGHLDVTRYTGEDGFSPRAFFVRLHTSHGQPPHWNGRRFWSLFIDAMAIAMVTWGVTGLLMWWQIKRTRWIGGIVIAISVVTASAMFFSMMSFYATTKL
- a CDS encoding outer membrane protein assembly factor BamB family protein translates to MLKPLTSLLTLLLITLTPPLESQSQTTTDWPSFRGPGGRGVAEGSTIPTTWNADPESETTAGMLWETKVPGLGHSSPVIFGDRVFLLTAVPDEGETELNIAAGGNIDAAEDSGAYSWIVLCYDKQTGKELWQQTAHHGEPKATRHSKATHANTSVCVAGDRVVACFGSEGLYCYDLDGKLIWDRDLGVVDVSKYGIGWGYASSPAIHDGRVAVICDDPDHPFVTVLQLSDGEEVWRSDRSEICERSWGSPLIHEVDGVTQMIVNGWPWIVSYDFATGEELWRLEGGGDNPIPTPFVSNGWIYITNAHGGKAPIYVVRPDARGTIKLDSEDESNPLVWSVERGGSYMSTPVVSGDYLYLGNSNGVVRCFHAETGESVFQKRLGKDAGVIASLLAVNGNVICASENGIVYVLKTGPEFEVLAENPMGAPCFATPAVSDGVLFIRTTKRLVAISEPE